The Coffea arabica cultivar ET-39 chromosome 9e, Coffea Arabica ET-39 HiFi, whole genome shotgun sequence genome has a window encoding:
- the LOC140014675 gene encoding uncharacterized protein: MVGERVQHASFLVYHNCLPIHLTVSVVHALCTREERRALWRDLLRDKPLHGPWLVGGDFNVVIDAGEKKGGLPFRLSEALDFLDCMSSAELFDAGFSGSSYTWCNNRLGRARIWKRLDRLLLNASCYDAGLAVSVSHLARDPSDHSLILFSITSRVEGKPRSFRFINAWMSHSGFRDVVQASWQQGCYGSPFQIVCSKLSRLKTDIKSWNKRCFGNILGNTRRAEEAVLAAEKRLEEDGSSDA, translated from the coding sequence ATGGTGGGTGAGAGGGTGCAGCATGCATCGTTTCTTGTTTATCATAATTGTCTTCCCATCCATTTGACTGTCTCCGTCGTCCATGCATTGTGCACGAGGGAGGAGAGACGGGCATTGTGGAGGGATCTGTTGCGGGACAAGCCTCTGCATGGGCCGTGGCTTGTTGGTGGGGACTTCAACGTTGTGATTGATGCGGGGGAAAAGAAAGGAGGTTTGCCTTTCCGTTTATCGGAAGCGCTTGATTTCTTGGACTGCATGTCTTCTGCGGAGCTGTTTGATGCTGGTTTCTCTGGCTCCTCGTATACGTGGTGTAATAATCGCTTGGGTCGGGCAAGAATTTGGAAGCGACTGGACCGGCTCTTACTTAATGCCTCATGCTATGATGCTGGTCTCGCAGTGTCGGTCTCCCATCTTGCTAGGGACCCGTCAGACCACTCCCTCATCTTGTTCTCTATCACGTCACGAGTGGAGGGGAAGCCCCGCTCCTTTCGATTTATAAATGCATGGATGTCCCATTCTGGCTTTAGGGATGTTGTTCAGGCCTCCTGGCAGCAAGGGTGTTATGGCTCTCCTTTCCAAATAGTTTGTTCTAAGTTGTCCCGCCTAAAAACGGATATTAAAAGCTGGAATAAACGGTGTTTCGGGAACATTCTTGGCAACACGAGGCGGGCAGAGGAGGCCGTACTTGCAGCGGAGAAGCGGTTGGAGGAGGATGGGTCAAGTGATGCCTAG